From one Dermacentor andersoni chromosome 1, qqDerAnde1_hic_scaffold, whole genome shotgun sequence genomic stretch:
- the LOC129381830 gene encoding uncharacterized protein — protein sequence MDLAESLAPCTYSEGGTCSIFPQLNEINGLLRQIKLELRETSPGTLSLTQAPYLRLPQDIVHDQKPWAWHLLDAVLQQHLCVISLYVDEHKDPTGIPFDILIRKVPSLVMLRLRAVVERNEGFSGVAGALMSAHYLQNLRLEAIFLNADCVRLLSNYFSTTARLGTLSLAHTHVDPSVAEQLLMALEQNCTIRTLLLSACLCYRGVFLGHGSQLANCLGANATLRSLILDRCCFDCTPGLRVIMDALRTTRRLSTLYLIGFTNTKAFAELMPLIISENDALRSLKVVPSEVGGELCECYLNYKCASCEVDYTDSEVGNINSITNAIAHNRWLQHLTVDLSKSFFEECWNFFQALRQNTTLSKVSVVGIRNEYAHSICQMIREGGLEGRISLLCALNVQEPVEALITCRKLTSICINAKQPECSQLLSRALMLLPFWGHVIELTLSLGADGLVKGLGYLVPYLEQATKLRDFKLEVEGPVTLVDVRRRILTAIFCNVSIRKLHIDRGLITNLEEAQALASALCANNTLCEFALSCDSDLSLIDELLRSLALGLQANRTLCWLHHTKVYYTPHYNAVQNVLRRNRAMATCAAHFVVGTKRTQRCAEAFHYVSDTPGLIDYVMQTASIDEMRAAYAIRKALSSNIQDGRISQYWSAN from the coding sequence ATGGATCTAGCCGAAAGCCTCGCTCCGTGCACTTACAGTGAAGGTGGCACGTGCTCCATATTTCCTCAACTAAACGAGATCAACGGCCTCCTGCGACAAATCAAGCTCGAGCTTCGGGAGACATCCCCAGGAACGCTGTCGCTGACACAGGCGCCCTATCTGCGCCTGCCTCAAGACATCGTGCACGATCAGAAACCCTGGGCATGGCACCTGCTCGACGCCGTCCTGCAGCAGCATCTCTGTGTCATCTCGCTCTACGTCGACGAGCACAAGGACCCCACAGGTATCCCGTTCGACATCTTGATCCGGAAGGTGCCCTCCCTCGTCATGCTGCGGCTACGAGCCGTCGTTGAGAGGAACGAAGGGTTCTCTGGTGTCGCAGGAGCTTTGATGTCAGCCCACTACCTTCAGAATTTGCGCTTGGAGGCCATTTTTCTGAACGCCGACTGCGTGCGGCTTCTAAGCAACTATTTCTCCACAACAGCGAGGTTAGGGACTCTCTCGCTGGCTCATACGCACGTAGATCCCAGTGTCGCAGAGCAGCTGCTCATGGCACTGGAGCAAAACTGCACAATCCGCACACTGCTGCTGAGCGCATGCCTCTGCTATCGGGGTGTTTTCTTGGGTCACGGCAGCCAGTTAGCTAACTGCCTGGGCGCTAATGCCACCTTACGGTCGCTTATCCTAGACCGCTGCTGCTTCGACTGCACGCCAGGTTTGCGGGTCATTATGGACGCGCTCCGGACCACCCGGCGGCTTTCGACACTTTATCTAATTGGATTCACCAATACCAAGGCTTTCGCGGAGCTTATGCCGCTAATTATTTCCGAAAACGATGCCCTGCGTAGTTTGAAGGTCGTGCCATCGGAAGTAGGAGGTGAGTTGTGCGAATGCTATTTAAACTACAAGTGTGCATCCTGTGAGGTGGACTACACGGACAGCGAAGTGGGAAACATCAATTCGATTACAAACGCAATCGCGCACAACAGGTGGTTGCAACACCTAACTGTAGACTTGTCTAAGTCATTCTTTGAGGAATGCTGGAACTTCTTCCAGGCGCTTCGTCAAAATACCACTCTGAGCAAGGTCAGTGTCGTTGGCATCCGTAATGAATACGCACACAGCATATGCCAAATGATACGAGAAGGTGGTCTGGAGGGTCGAATCTCCCTGCTGTGCGCGCTCAACGTCCAAGAGCCAGTCGAGGCGCTGATCACATGTCGGAAACTGACATCCATCTGCATAAACGCCAAGCAGCCAGAATGTAGTCAACTCCTGAGCAGGGCACTGATGCTGCTGCCATTTTGGGGCCACGTGATAGAGCTGACTCTTAGCCTCGGTGCAGATGGTTTGGTGAAGGGACTCGGGTACTTGGTGCCATATTTGGAGCAAGCGACCAAGCTGAGGGATTTCAAACTGGAGGTCGAAGGACCCGTCACACTGGTGGACGTTCGACGACGCATCTTAACTGCAATTTTCTGCAACGTCAGTATTCGAAAACTGCACATAGACAGGGGACTGATCACCAACCTGGAAGAGGCACAAGCATTGGCTAGCGCACTCTGTGCCAATAATACACTGTGTGAGTTTGCACTTTCTTGCGACAGCGACTTGTCGCTCATCGATGAACTGTTGCGCAGCCTGGCTTTGGGTCTGCAAGCAAACCGCACACTATGTTGGCTGCACCACACGAAAGTATACTACACGCCACACTACAACGCTGTGCAGAACGTACTCCGCCGCAACCGCGCCATGGCAACGTGCGCAGCGCACTTCGTAGTGGGGACTAAACGAACCCAGCGTTGCGCCGAAGCCTTCCACTACGTCTCGGACACCCCGGGCCTTATTGATTACGTGATGCAAACGGCGTCCATAGACGAAATGCGGGCAGCCTACGCCATACGGAAAGCGCTGTCCAGCAATATCCAAGATGGACGCATTTCACAGTACTGGTCTGCGAACTAG